Proteins from a single region of Corynebacterium casei LMG S-19264:
- the rpmF gene encoding 50S ribosomal protein L32, translated as MATPKFKKSRSNTHHRRSAWKADNVALQEVTIDGQTVRIPRRLVKAAKLGLVDVEQF; from the coding sequence ATGGCAACTCCTAAGTTTAAGAAGTCCCGCTCGAACACTCACCACCGTCGTTCCGCGTGGAAGGCAGACAATGTCGCCCTGCAGGAAGTAACCATCGACGGTCAAACCGTTCGTATTCCACGTCGTCTGGTCAAGGCTGCAAAGCTTGGCCTGGTAGACGTAGAGCAGTTCTAA
- a CDS encoding 5-formyltetrahydrofolate cyclo-ligase: protein MTKQDIRQAHTSARKQLTEDVKAAKDAALTGAILEQAKGLKVAAYSPLGSEPGGKNFVEELHAVAAEVWLPLSGKDGMLTWSLYEGPESMAPGALGIAEPIGEQYDSTTLAELDIIFAPALAVDKSGMRLGKGAGYYDRALAAVQPRPKVIAVVYAEEVIDEVPHDSFDQAVDSVITD from the coding sequence ATGACTAAACAAGACATCCGCCAAGCGCACACCAGTGCCCGCAAACAACTCACTGAAGACGTGAAAGCAGCGAAGGATGCAGCGCTTACCGGCGCCATCCTGGAACAAGCCAAGGGCCTCAAAGTTGCGGCTTATTCCCCACTTGGTTCAGAGCCTGGTGGAAAAAATTTTGTGGAAGAACTTCACGCAGTAGCAGCTGAAGTCTGGCTGCCGCTTTCGGGCAAAGATGGAATGTTGACATGGTCTTTGTATGAGGGTCCGGAATCTATGGCACCTGGCGCGTTGGGCATTGCTGAACCAATCGGTGAGCAATATGACAGCACCACGTTGGCCGAGTTGGACATCATCTTTGCCCCGGCCTTGGCAGTTGATAAATCAGGCATGCGTCTGGGCAAAGGTGCTGGCTATTATGACCGCGCCCTTGCCGCCGTACAGCCGCGACCAAAGGTCATTGCCGTGGTTTATGCCGAAGAAGTCATCGATGAAGTCCCGCATGACTCCTTTGATCAAGCAGTTGACTCCGTAATTACGGACTGA
- a CDS encoding UTP--glucose-1-phosphate uridylyltransferase has protein sequence MVNDREDASAWVRTVVVPAAGMGTRFLPATKTVPKELLPVVDTPGIELIAEEAAAVGADRLAIITAPNKQEVMRHFEAFPDLVETLEARGKETQSAKVKRAHSLLNPIAVEQDKPLGLGHAVGLAESVLAEDEEFFGVMLPDDIVLPMTAMEQMVAVRNKLGGSVLLAVEVPREQTFNYGVFDVQDTDDESVKKVVGMVEKPDPADAPSNLVATGRYVLDRKIFDALRRITPGKGGELQLTDAIELLIQEGEPVHVVVHQGTRHDLGNPGGYIPANVDFGLKSDVYGPALYTQLKKIIADYEAEKGL, from the coding sequence ATGGTTAATGATCGCGAGGATGCTTCTGCGTGGGTAAGGACCGTTGTTGTTCCTGCTGCTGGAATGGGAACTAGGTTTTTGCCGGCGACGAAGACTGTGCCGAAAGAGCTGTTGCCGGTGGTAGATACCCCGGGTATTGAGCTTATTGCTGAGGAAGCTGCTGCTGTTGGCGCCGATAGGCTGGCTATTATTACTGCTCCTAATAAGCAAGAGGTTATGCGGCATTTTGAGGCGTTCCCAGATTTGGTTGAAACGCTTGAAGCGCGCGGTAAAGAAACTCAGTCGGCGAAGGTTAAGCGTGCGCATTCTTTGTTGAATCCGATTGCGGTTGAGCAGGATAAGCCGTTGGGCCTTGGTCATGCTGTTGGTTTGGCTGAGTCTGTGTTGGCGGAGGATGAAGAGTTCTTCGGTGTGATGTTGCCGGATGATATTGTGCTGCCGATGACTGCGATGGAGCAGATGGTTGCAGTGCGTAATAAGCTCGGCGGTTCGGTGTTGTTGGCTGTGGAGGTTCCGCGGGAGCAGACCTTCAACTATGGCGTGTTTGATGTCCAGGACACTGATGATGAGTCGGTGAAGAAGGTTGTCGGGATGGTGGAAAAGCCCGATCCGGCTGATGCGCCGTCGAATTTGGTGGCTACTGGTCGTTACGTTCTGGATCGCAAGATTTTTGATGCTTTGCGTCGTATCACCCCGGGTAAAGGTGGTGAGCTGCAGTTGACGGATGCGATTGAGTTGCTGATCCAGGAGGGTGAGCCGGTGCATGTTGTGGTGCATCAGGGTACTCGTCATGATTTGGGTAATCCTGGTGGTTATATTCCGGCTAATGTTGATTTTGGTTTGAAGTCGGATGTGTATGGTCCTGCGTTGTATACGCAGTTGAAGAAGATTATTGCTGATTACGAGGCAGAGAAGGGCCTGTAA
- the rpsR gene encoding 30S ribosomal protein S18: MKRNNQKKFRMEQTRRPKKNPLKAEGIEKVDYKDTKTLRLFISDRGKIRSRRVTGLTPQQQRQVATAVKNAREMALLPFTTR; this comes from the coding sequence ATGAAGCGCAATAACCAGAAGAAGTTCCGGATGGAGCAGACCCGCCGTCCGAAGAAGAACCCATTGAAGGCTGAAGGCATCGAAAAGGTGGACTACAAGGACACCAAGACCCTTCGTCTCTTCATCTCTGACCGCGGCAAGATTCGTTCCCGCCGCGTCACCGGTCTAACCCCGCAGCAGCAGCGTCAGGTTGCTACCGCGGTAAAGAACGCTCGCGAAATGGCTCTCCTGCCGTTCACCACCCGCTAA
- a CDS encoding SAF domain-containing protein — MQTPGHARSQLLRRLVGMGLLLAALFVAASGLRDNPEVLVFARDVGAGQELEAEDVHTIRVAQDAIPTNGTLMTADEVVGRVVTAPAVAGEFVTELRLLGDELTSNLVPDGHMVPLKLAEPDLVSLLHHGDTVNVVTSREDEYSPGLFAPVVVAEQARVIATSADITSGAGNSGRASAGASATILIALPAEQAQVVASASLSQPLTVVITGERANIKHNLEE, encoded by the coding sequence TTGCAGACCCCAGGACATGCGCGTTCGCAGTTGCTTCGCCGACTTGTGGGTATGGGGCTTTTGCTTGCCGCGCTATTCGTCGCAGCGAGTGGGTTGCGTGATAATCCTGAGGTGCTGGTCTTTGCCCGGGATGTGGGCGCCGGCCAGGAATTGGAGGCAGAAGATGTTCACACTATCCGCGTCGCCCAAGATGCCATTCCCACCAATGGCACATTGATGACAGCAGATGAGGTGGTGGGCCGCGTTGTCACCGCGCCTGCTGTCGCCGGGGAGTTTGTCACGGAGCTGCGGCTTTTAGGTGATGAGTTAACGTCCAATTTGGTCCCGGACGGGCATATGGTTCCGCTTAAACTGGCCGAGCCAGACTTGGTGTCACTGCTCCATCACGGCGATACCGTCAATGTGGTGACTTCCCGGGAGGATGAATACTCCCCAGGGCTATTCGCGCCAGTGGTCGTGGCTGAGCAGGCACGGGTGATAGCCACCTCAGCGGATATTACTTCTGGTGCTGGAAACTCGGGGCGCGCCAGCGCTGGAGCGTCCGCCACAATTTTGATTGCCTTGCCCGCTGAACAAGCACAAGTAGTGGCAAGTGCGTCCTTGTCTCAACCTTTGACAGTGGTGATCACCGGTGAGCGCGCAAATATCAAACACAATCTCGAAGAGTAA
- the glp gene encoding molybdotransferase-like divisome protein Glp, with protein MRSVGQQLALVMDAAVKPEPVRTAIAHALGLMCAEEVQANQPLPGFPQAVIDGYAVRAVDVGGEKAIGSQPVEEGVEIERSLPVVGEVPAGSRQPLRLQPRQAVRVYTGAPLPTLADAVLPLEWTDRGRKRVTAHRPVRSGDFVRRVGDDIQPGDVAVSSGTVLGPAQIGLLAAVGRSKVLVYPRPRVTVLSFGRELVDVDREPGLGQIFDVNSYSLAAAAKEAGADVQRVGIAQGEPRRIKETLETYLSRSEVLVISGAVGGAGSEVIRKVLDELGDVDTTRVAMHPGSVQGFGLLGEERTPTFLLPSNPVSALVVFETFVRPLIRLSLGKRVANRRVVRARALNHIESRPGRRGFIRARLMRDAETSDYLVEGLSGATGAPAHLLAGLAEANAMVRVPEDVTAIRPGDVVDVVFLSQRS; from the coding sequence ATGCGCTCTGTGGGGCAACAGCTGGCATTGGTAATGGATGCGGCGGTTAAGCCGGAACCGGTCCGAACGGCGATTGCTCATGCCTTGGGGCTAATGTGCGCTGAGGAAGTACAAGCTAATCAGCCGCTGCCGGGCTTTCCGCAGGCAGTCATTGATGGTTACGCCGTGCGCGCTGTGGATGTCGGTGGCGAAAAAGCCATCGGTTCGCAGCCAGTGGAAGAGGGTGTGGAAATTGAGCGCTCCCTTCCCGTCGTCGGTGAGGTGCCCGCTGGTTCCCGCCAGCCGCTTCGTCTGCAGCCGCGTCAGGCAGTTCGTGTGTACACGGGTGCGCCATTGCCCACGCTTGCCGATGCCGTCTTGCCGCTGGAATGGACCGACCGTGGCCGCAAACGTGTCACCGCGCACCGCCCGGTGCGCTCAGGTGACTTCGTGCGCCGCGTCGGCGATGACATCCAGCCGGGTGACGTCGCTGTTTCCTCCGGAACGGTGCTGGGCCCTGCCCAGATTGGTCTACTAGCTGCTGTGGGGCGTTCCAAAGTCTTGGTCTATCCACGCCCGCGCGTAACCGTTTTGTCTTTCGGCCGGGAACTGGTTGACGTTGACCGTGAACCAGGTCTGGGTCAGATTTTTGACGTTAACTCTTACTCGCTGGCCGCTGCCGCGAAAGAAGCTGGCGCGGATGTTCAGCGCGTCGGCATTGCACAGGGCGAGCCCCGCCGAATCAAAGAAACCTTGGAAACCTACCTGTCACGCTCGGAGGTGCTGGTGATTTCCGGTGCCGTGGGCGGTGCGGGCTCTGAGGTTATCCGCAAGGTGCTCGATGAACTCGGTGATGTGGATACCACGCGTGTTGCCATGCATCCGGGTTCAGTTCAAGGTTTCGGATTGCTGGGTGAAGAGCGCACCCCAACCTTCTTGTTGCCGTCTAACCCAGTCTCCGCACTGGTGGTTTTTGAAACTTTCGTGCGCCCACTGATTCGTTTGAGCCTGGGCAAGCGCGTGGCGAATCGGCGCGTGGTGCGCGCCCGCGCGCTGAACCACATTGAGTCCCGGCCAGGCCGCCGTGGATTTATCCGTGCTCGTTTGATGCGTGATGCGGAAACCTCCGACTACTTGGTGGAGGGGCTATCCGGTGCGACCGGTGCACCAGCGCACTTGTTGGCCGGTCTGGCTGAGGC
- a CDS encoding type B 50S ribosomal protein L31, whose amino-acid sequence MKKEIHPDYHPVVFQDAGTGSQFLTKSTATSSRTVQWEDGNEYPLIVVDVTAESHPFWTGAQRVMDTAGRVERFNQRFGAMARRKKKA is encoded by the coding sequence ATGAAGAAAGAAATCCACCCGGATTACCACCCGGTGGTCTTCCAGGATGCTGGTACTGGTAGCCAGTTCCTGACCAAGTCCACTGCCACTTCCTCCCGCACTGTTCAGTGGGAAGATGGCAACGAGTACCCACTGATCGTTGTTGACGTGACCGCTGAGTCCCACCCATTCTGGACTGGTGCACAGCGCGTTATGGACACCGCTGGCCGTGTTGAGCGCTTCAACCAGCGCTTCGGCGCAATGGCTCGCCGTAAGAAGAAGGCATAA
- the rpmG gene encoding 50S ribosomal protein L33: MARNDIRPIIKLKSTAGTGYTYVTRKNKRNNPDRISLMKFDPVVRKHVEFREER, encoded by the coding sequence ATGGCACGTAATGACATCCGTCCAATCATCAAGCTCAAGTCCACTGCGGGTACCGGTTACACCTACGTCACCCGTAAGAACAAGCGCAACAACCCAGACCGCATCTCTTTGATGAAGTTTGATCCGGTTGTCCGCAAGCACGTCGAATTCCGCGAGGAGCGATAA
- a CDS encoding alpha-hydroxy acid oxidase: protein MARLKHQLPQLDELLPLMKFKLPTLDRRAARLASAANIWDLRKIAKRRTPTPAFDYTDGAAQDETTLNRSYQLFREITLIPKILHSTPEVDLSTTIAGGLSSLPFGIAPTGFTRFMQSEGEEAGASAAAKAGIPFSLSTMGTRSVEEVARVSEAKKNSKPGSGRRWFQLYLWKDREASKDLLERAQKEGFDTLLVTVDTPVAGQRLRDTRNGMTIPPQLTAKTVLDASYRPEWWFNFLTTDPLTFASLSDTAADLPTILNSMFDPSLSIEDLKWIREVWKGPLFVKGILTPADTRRAVDAGADGLIVSNHGGRQLDRCPVSIQALTEVRKEAGPDVEIILDSGVMSGADIVAALGLGADFVIVGRAYLYGLMAGGEQGVDKTIQLLAEEVRNAMLLMGTRTIEDLKNSGQVIAPWLDKNDDNVEA from the coding sequence ATGGCTCGTCTTAAGCACCAGTTACCCCAGCTTGATGAACTTCTTCCGCTGATGAAGTTCAAACTTCCGACGCTCGACCGCAGGGCGGCGCGCCTTGCTTCTGCTGCGAACATATGGGATTTACGCAAGATTGCCAAGCGCCGTACCCCTACCCCGGCCTTTGATTACACGGATGGTGCAGCACAAGATGAGACCACGCTCAACCGTAGTTACCAACTGTTTCGGGAAATAACCCTCATTCCGAAGATTTTGCATTCCACCCCGGAGGTAGATCTTTCAACCACCATCGCGGGCGGTCTTTCATCGCTACCTTTCGGTATTGCTCCAACGGGATTCACCCGCTTCATGCAATCTGAAGGCGAAGAAGCCGGTGCCTCCGCGGCCGCTAAAGCTGGAATTCCTTTCTCCCTATCCACCATGGGCACGCGTTCCGTTGAAGAGGTAGCACGGGTCTCCGAGGCTAAGAAGAACTCTAAGCCTGGGAGCGGCCGCCGTTGGTTCCAGCTTTACCTCTGGAAAGACCGCGAGGCATCTAAAGATTTGTTGGAGCGAGCACAAAAAGAAGGCTTCGACACTTTGCTGGTCACCGTGGATACCCCGGTTGCCGGCCAGCGCCTGCGCGATACTCGCAATGGCATGACCATTCCGCCGCAATTGACCGCGAAGACGGTGCTGGATGCGTCCTACCGTCCGGAATGGTGGTTTAATTTCCTCACCACAGATCCGCTGACCTTTGCATCCTTGTCGGATACCGCAGCTGACCTGCCTACCATTTTGAACTCCATGTTCGACCCATCGTTGTCGATTGAGGACTTAAAGTGGATTCGTGAAGTTTGGAAGGGCCCGCTGTTCGTAAAAGGTATCCTGACCCCGGCGGACACCCGCCGTGCTGTCGATGCCGGCGCCGATGGCCTGATTGTCTCCAACCACGGTGGACGTCAGTTAGACCGCTGCCCTGTTTCCATTCAGGCGCTGACCGAGGTACGCAAGGAAGCCGGTCCTGATGTTGAAATCATCTTGGATTCAGGCGTGATGTCCGGTGCAGATATCGTAGCGGCTTTGGGACTCGGCGCAGACTTTGTCATCGTCGGCCGTGCTTACCTCTACGGACTCATGGCTGGCGGCGAGCAAGGCGTGGACAAGACAATTCAGCTACTGGCCGAGGAAGTCCGCAACGCCATGCTGCTGATGGGCACACGCACCATCGAGGACTTAAAGAACTCAGGCCAAGTCATCGCGCCGTGGCTCGACAAGAACGACGACAACGTCGAGGCCTAA
- a CDS encoding S1C family serine protease, whose product MTSKDDHSDSPQSYSRGWNQPRSEHPETPNDSSSQNSIEHTQEIPTLSAQAGQAPHEAQSAQPGNSAQPNAQGPYGAAAANNGSGNSGFDPNAYGPNTYGHGAAAGQPGYGAQAGGTYAGGVGTAEAPGVPGGDAEGPKPSKTKRTVGLGTALAMMLVAGIGAGGVAGYVVGNSNSNGGNGTSVSEILNSQPVNNTNSTGEEAAAGTTEAVAAKVTPAVVAIQVISANAASEGSGSIISPDGYVLTNHHVVSGAENGSTMQVTMNDGTKHEVEFVASDANTDVAVIKIVDGQDLPFLEFGDSSSLQVGQEVVAVGSPLGLNATVTSGIVSAVNRPVRASQGGGESSLIDAIQTDAAVNPGNSGGPLVDMSGNLVGMNSMIASLSSGTGGEAGSIGLGFAIPSNFAQRMAQQLIDNGQVVHPMLGVQVDGRDITDGAHIVSVEPGSAAEQAGLEEGDVVTRVNDRAIEDADSLIASIRGQEFGSVITLEVTRENEDSSREVEVTLPKE is encoded by the coding sequence ATGACTTCCAAAGATGATCACTCCGATTCCCCGCAGAGCTACTCGCGCGGCTGGAATCAACCTCGTTCGGAGCACCCTGAGACGCCGAACGATTCTTCTTCACAAAACTCAATCGAGCACACCCAGGAAATTCCGACGCTATCCGCCCAAGCCGGGCAGGCTCCGCACGAAGCGCAATCCGCCCAGCCGGGTAATTCAGCACAGCCGAATGCACAGGGGCCGTACGGCGCAGCGGCGGCGAACAACGGCTCTGGAAATTCTGGCTTTGATCCGAATGCCTATGGTCCAAACACCTACGGCCACGGTGCAGCAGCGGGGCAGCCAGGCTATGGTGCACAGGCCGGTGGCACATACGCAGGTGGCGTCGGCACTGCGGAGGCACCCGGCGTGCCGGGTGGGGATGCGGAAGGCCCGAAGCCATCGAAGACAAAGCGCACCGTCGGACTCGGCACGGCGCTAGCCATGATGCTGGTCGCTGGTATCGGTGCCGGCGGTGTCGCCGGCTATGTTGTCGGCAATTCCAATAGCAATGGCGGTAATGGCACTTCTGTCAGCGAGATTCTCAACAGCCAGCCGGTGAACAATACCAATAGCACCGGTGAGGAGGCTGCGGCAGGCACTACGGAAGCGGTTGCTGCCAAGGTAACCCCGGCGGTGGTGGCTATTCAGGTGATTTCGGCCAATGCGGCATCGGAAGGCTCTGGCTCCATTATTTCTCCTGATGGCTATGTGCTGACCAACCACCATGTGGTCTCGGGTGCAGAAAATGGTAGCACCATGCAGGTCACCATGAATGATGGCACAAAGCACGAAGTAGAATTTGTAGCATCCGATGCGAACACCGACGTTGCAGTCATCAAGATCGTCGACGGCCAGGATCTCCCATTCTTGGAGTTCGGCGATTCCTCATCACTGCAGGTTGGTCAGGAAGTTGTGGCTGTTGGTTCGCCACTGGGTCTGAACGCAACAGTGACCTCAGGTATTGTCTCCGCGGTTAACCGTCCTGTCCGTGCATCTCAGGGTGGCGGGGAGTCGTCACTGATTGACGCAATTCAAACTGACGCTGCAGTTAACCCTGGTAACTCCGGTGGTCCTTTGGTTGATATGAGCGGCAACTTGGTGGGTATGAACTCCATGATTGCATCGCTGTCCTCGGGTACTGGCGGTGAAGCCGGATCCATTGGCCTGGGCTTTGCTATCCCATCCAACTTTGCGCAGCGCATGGCTCAGCAGCTCATTGATAACGGTCAGGTTGTGCACCCAATGCTTGGTGTGCAGGTAGACGGCCGCGATATCACCGATGGCGCACACATTGTTTCTGTTGAACCAGGTAGTGCTGCGGAGCAGGCTGGTTTGGAAGAAGGCGATGTTGTTACCCGCGTCAATGACCGTGCTATTGAAGACGCCGATTCTTTGATTGCGTCGATTCGCGGCCAGGAATTTGGGTCCGTGATCACCCTCGAGGTTACCCGCGAAAATGAAGATTCTTCGCGAGAGGTAGAGGTTACCTTGCCGAAAGAGTAG
- a CDS encoding TetR/AcrR family transcriptional regulator, with the protein MAGVVGRPRKNSPRRRGSTAREEILDASSELFTTQGFANTSTHQIAEAVGIRQASLYYHFPSKTEIFLTLLKSTIEPSLELADELSSSKSSPQLRLWALVAAEARLLLTSGWNVGRLYQLPVANSPDFDDFHQQRAQLQQIFHDTTVEIVGTEDPRADLPFHIALSAMEMRENNGTPPFKHSDSELPSTAIMLADAALRVLEAEFPENREQATLDMIASKEAKKD; encoded by the coding sequence ATGGCTGGTGTGGTTGGACGACCTCGCAAAAATAGCCCTCGCCGTCGGGGAAGCACCGCGCGCGAGGAGATTCTTGATGCCTCCTCTGAGCTATTTACCACTCAGGGTTTCGCTAATACGTCGACGCACCAGATTGCAGAAGCAGTTGGTATCCGTCAGGCATCGCTGTATTACCATTTCCCGTCTAAGACGGAAATCTTCCTGACACTGTTGAAGTCCACCATTGAGCCTTCGCTGGAGTTGGCGGACGAGCTCTCTAGCTCGAAGTCTTCCCCGCAGCTTCGCCTTTGGGCACTGGTTGCTGCCGAGGCGCGTTTGCTATTGACCAGTGGCTGGAATGTTGGCCGTCTATACCAGCTGCCGGTGGCTAATTCCCCAGACTTTGATGACTTCCACCAGCAGCGCGCTCAGCTGCAGCAGATCTTCCATGACACGACAGTAGAGATTGTTGGTACCGAAGACCCTCGTGCTGATCTTCCGTTCCATATTGCGTTGTCCGCGATGGAAATGCGTGAGAACAACGGCACCCCACCGTTTAAGCATTCAGATTCGGAGCTGCCGTCGACCGCTATCATGCTTGCCGATGCCGCACTGCGAGTCCTCGAAGCAGAATTCCCAGAGAATCGCGAGCAGGCTACCTTGGACATGATTGCTTCTAAGGAAGCTAAGAAAGACTAA
- the mscL gene encoding large conductance mechanosensitive channel protein MscL, which translates to MLQGFKDFIMRGNVIDLAVGVIIGGAFTAIVTALTDSLIQPIINSFGSADMAGLGFQITDNESTFIDFGAIITAAINFLIIAGVVYFFIVAPINKLNEMNKRRLGVEEEAPTPTSEELLAEIRDLMAGQAGGTTGPAGDITK; encoded by the coding sequence ATGCTTCAGGGCTTTAAAGACTTCATCATGCGCGGCAACGTCATCGATTTGGCAGTTGGTGTCATCATCGGCGGCGCTTTCACCGCAATCGTAACTGCGCTGACCGACTCCCTCATCCAGCCAATCATCAACTCCTTCGGCTCTGCTGATATGGCAGGCCTTGGCTTCCAGATCACCGACAATGAATCCACCTTCATTGACTTCGGTGCAATCATCACCGCTGCTATCAACTTCCTGATCATCGCTGGTGTTGTTTACTTCTTCATCGTTGCGCCAATCAACAAGCTCAACGAGATGAACAAGCGTCGTCTGGGTGTTGAAGAAGAAGCACCAACCCCAACCTCCGAAGAGCTGCTCGCAGAAATCCGCGACCTTATGGCTGGCCAGGCTGGCGGCACCACCGGCCCAGCAGGCGACATCACCAAGTAG
- a CDS encoding putative nucleotidyltransferase substrate binding domain-containing protein yields MLHTSLRELAAQANRCESLPAARGILAEAQELLRNALRHREDETELSAWFSRVISDVVRSPAISSQVRLTGAVSRGDSIPSMPITWIGKDDHLLELLESVGLQGREAEEDMLAWRVDAGYPVGIGGEQQLLQEALALRPPALEVVNGLPDPDGLVDIESYLLAPVAGIARWAAPSPRPTLDRLEIAIERQLLTDSEAQSLAMAWETGISIEMRRWLENMDGRSTTLANLPALDRTAYGAACRLVAETFAAISARESQSVK; encoded by the coding sequence ATGCTGCACACGTCGTTGCGGGAACTAGCCGCCCAGGCCAATAGGTGCGAATCTCTGCCTGCCGCACGAGGCATCCTTGCAGAAGCACAGGAACTTTTGCGCAACGCCTTGCGCCACCGGGAAGATGAAACCGAGCTTTCAGCGTGGTTCTCTCGCGTTATCTCAGACGTTGTGCGCTCCCCCGCTATTTCTAGCCAGGTTCGCCTTACTGGTGCCGTTAGCCGCGGGGACTCAATCCCTTCAATGCCAATCACGTGGATTGGCAAAGACGATCATCTCCTGGAGCTCCTAGAGTCCGTGGGACTGCAGGGACGTGAAGCTGAGGAAGATATGCTCGCATGGCGAGTCGATGCCGGATACCCAGTTGGTATCGGCGGTGAGCAACAGCTGCTGCAGGAGGCACTGGCTCTTCGCCCGCCAGCCCTTGAAGTGGTCAACGGTTTGCCGGATCCAGATGGCCTAGTGGACATCGAGTCTTACTTGCTGGCACCAGTTGCTGGAATCGCTCGTTGGGCGGCACCGTCGCCGCGCCCAACGCTTGACCGTCTGGAAATCGCTATTGAGCGCCAGCTGCTGACGGATTCTGAAGCTCAGTCTCTGGCTATGGCCTGGGAAACTGGAATAAGCATTGAAATGCGCCGTTGGCTAGAGAATATGGATGGCCGCAGCACTACACTGGCTAATCTGCCGGCTTTAGACAGGACCGCCTATGGTGCTGCCTGCCGGTTGGTAGCGGAAACCTTCGCTGCAATCTCTGCACGAGAATCGCAGAGTGTGAAATAG
- a CDS encoding MogA/MoaB family molybdenum cofactor biosynthesis protein, with protein sequence MTTDSSPAAGLVHRNTLLEMDEPDDAYLLAAEQQNAPQPYRRALVVLATDHPDELAEENSKLCTELLQEAGFTVDGAITVRMKKSKIRQAIETAVVGGVDLVLTVGGVGVGPRDKVPEATRDVLDQMVPGVAQAVRSSGQACGAVDACTSRGISGVSGSTVVVNLASSRAAVRDGMATVAPLVHHLVDQLQEYSV encoded by the coding sequence ATGACAACCGACTCGAGCCCGGCCGCCGGGCTAGTACACCGCAACACCCTCCTGGAAATGGATGAACCAGACGACGCGTACTTGTTGGCGGCAGAGCAGCAAAATGCTCCGCAGCCTTACCGTCGCGCACTCGTAGTTCTAGCGACCGACCACCCGGACGAGCTGGCTGAAGAAAACTCCAAGCTGTGTACAGAGTTGCTGCAAGAGGCAGGATTTACAGTTGACGGTGCTATCACCGTGCGGATGAAGAAGTCCAAGATCCGTCAGGCCATCGAAACCGCTGTTGTCGGTGGCGTGGACTTAGTTCTGACCGTGGGCGGCGTGGGCGTCGGTCCACGCGACAAGGTTCCTGAGGCAACACGCGACGTTCTGGACCAAATGGTTCCCGGCGTTGCGCAGGCAGTGCGTTCCTCCGGCCAAGCATGCGGTGCGGTTGACGCGTGTACTTCCCGCGGTATCTCCGGTGTCTCTGGTTCCACCGTCGTGGTTAACCTGGCATCGTCTCGCGCCGCAGTACGCGACGGCATGGCTACGGTGGCCCCGCTGGTTCACCACCTAGTTGACCAGCTGCAGGAATACTCCGTCTAG
- the rpmB gene encoding 50S ribosomal protein L28, with product MSAICQVTGREPSFGKQVSHSHRRTSRRWNPNVQRRRYYLPSEGRTITLNVSTKGIKIIDRDGIESVVAKIRARGEKI from the coding sequence ATGTCGGCTATTTGCCAGGTAACGGGCCGCGAGCCGAGCTTCGGCAAGCAAGTCTCGCACTCGCACCGCCGCACCTCGCGTCGTTGGAACCCCAACGTACAGCGTCGTCGGTACTACTTGCCCTCTGAGGGCCGTACCATCACCTTGAATGTTTCCACCAAGGGCATCAAGATCATCGACCGCGACGGAATTGAGTCCGTTGTAGCGAAGATCCGAGCACGTGGGGAGAAGATTTAA
- the rpsN gene encoding 30S ribosomal protein S14 encodes MAKKSKISKNEQRKEIVARYAERRAELKAIIKNPNTSDEDRMDAQFELNRQPRDASAARVRNRDAHDGRPRGYLRKFGLSRVRMRGMAHRGELPGVRKSSW; translated from the coding sequence ATGGCTAAGAAGTCTAAGATCTCCAAGAACGAGCAGCGCAAGGAAATCGTCGCCCGCTACGCGGAGCGTCGCGCTGAGCTCAAGGCTATTATCAAGAACCCGAACACCTCTGACGAGGATCGCATGGACGCACAGTTCGAGCTGAACCGTCAGCCACGTGACGCATCTGCAGCACGTGTACGTAACCGCGACGCCCATGATGGTCGTCCACGCGGCTACCTCCGTAAGTTCGGCCTGTCCCGTGTCCGCATGCGTGGCATGGCTCACCGTGGTGAGCTGCCAGGCGTTCGCAAGTCCAGCTGGTAA